AGTTAGCTATAAGGATAGAAAAGAAAGTCTGCATATAGACCATCACCATAAAATAATAACAAGTCCGGGAATATTCAGACCAGCTATCAGCCTTGACGGCAAAGTTATCGGTACTTGGAAAAAGTCATCAAAAAAGAATGAAACTCTTGATACCGAATTCTTTTACGCATCAAGTAAGAAAACGCAGAATTTGGTTACTAAAGCTATCGAAGGATATAAAAAACACCTACTTTAAGTATATATCATATACACTACAAATACAACATAAAATGTAAAAGTAAGGAAGATAAAGAAGCTATTTATTCCTATCAGAACAAAAGATTTTAAATTCGATACGAATCTGTTTTCTTCAAAAAACACCCTGTTTCCTCTGAAAAAATAGAATGTTACGTATAGCGTAGCAAAAGAATATAAAAGAAAATAGAATGTGGTATTTAAGTTTAACCAATCGAACAGACAGCTTAGAGTCGTTGCTATAGTTATCGTTAGCAAGGTCGTAGAAAAGAAATGTAATGTAAAGACAGCACTGTCGAAATAATATTTTTTCTTTTTATTATGGAACAACCATAGCCAAAAGGCAAAGAGAGGCATATATATAAAGAGAACTTTGGGGATGTTGTGAATGAAAAACTCGATAGCTTTTTCTCCTTTTTCTTTATCTTTTACATTTTTTAATATACCTGCTATAAATTGTTTTGTCTCATTCTCTGTCTTTTCATCTACACCCGAATTATTAATTTTATCTTCTATCTTGCTGACTTTCTCCGGTATTTTAGCCTCATTAATGAGATTTTTTTTATTTACGTCCAGCTTTGCTATAATCGTATCTAAAGAGTCACTATTTACATTTTCGCTGATCTCTTTTTGTGTTTTTTCTTTGTTAGGTGCTGATACTTCAGGAAGGAGAGGGGGGATAAAAAAGGCAATGAAACTGATGAATATATAAAGAGTAAAAGGGTTTACATATGACTTTCGTTTTCCATTCATATACTCCAATGAGAGTTTACCGGGAGAAAGAAACAGATATTTAGCTGTTCTCCAAAATGAACTGTCGTAATGCAAAAAATCGAAGACAAAATGAGTAAATACATGATGGAAAGATTGCCTGCTTTCGCTGTTTTCTTGTCCACATTTAGGACAGTAGTACTTTTCAACAAAAGCTCCACAATTTTGGCAAGTCTTGTTGATCCTGATTTTATGTTTACTCATAGTTCAAAAAAAGCTATTATAGTTATTTGCTGAATCGATAGGTGATACCTAGTGTACCGTATATATTGTAGAACGTGAATTTAATAGGGTTTGATCCCGAATAAAAATAAGGAAGAAGTCCCCATGTGAAACTGCCATAAAACCCGATACGGTTATTTAAGCGATGTTCACCTCCTGCTAATAGTCCAAAATCATAGTAACGAGAGTCGTCCCCAAAGTCGAATGTTGCACCCTCTCCGCTTATTTCTTGTTTCTGACCTACCGGAGAGTCTATTCTGATGTATCCATCATTTACATATCCGTCAAATGTGGATGAAAGGGTTTTTGCTGCATATACGCCCAGTTTCACTTGCCATTTGTCATTGAATCGGTATGTGCCATATATTGGTATGGTAAGATAAGTCATATCTACATTTGTTACATTCTTTCCTACAAAGTAACCTGTAAGCTTTTCGCTCCCTTCGGTCAGAGTAACACTTGTGTACATGTACTTCACATGATCGGAAACTCGCATCCCTTTCCAATCGAGACTTAGTCCTGTACCTACACCCCATCGTTCGTTGAGTTTATAGACTAGATTGAATCCTAATTGAGGGTTGAATTTTGGGTTGTAACTATTAATCTCTCTTACTTCAGCCGGAATAGGCACAGGAGCAGTTGCTCCCATATTAAACCCTAGGATAAAGCTCAGATCAAATGTTTTGTTATCAGAATTCTGCGCTGAAATATTATTACTTATCATTAATACTGTTGCAAGTACTAGGATGATGTTATATTTTAATCTCATCAGATATATTCTTATTTTATAGGATCACATACTAGTTCAAGATCATCAGCAATGAGAGTACTCCCTACCGCCCCCTGATATTCGTTTCCATCTTTGCTTGATGCCAAAACAATCGTAAGACGATAATCATTTTTCGTAAAATCAAGATCTTCTTTATATCTGAATGGTATAGAAAAATGTATAAACCCATTGTTAGCTGGCGTTTCCACTATACTTTCGTCAGTATGAGACCACTTGGCTGTTCCTACAACTCTAGGCGATGTAAGAATTGATTCTCCATCAAGAAACTCTTCGTTTGCGGGAGCACCTTTACTCACTTTAAATATTATAGCATACATCGACAGCGAATCTGTTCTGTTTGCTATAACTTTTCCATCTTTGCCTGTAAAAATATCGCCCGGCGTATATTTATAGTAACCATTGAACATGATTGGTTTACCATTTTCTTTCGGATGAGCCTGCCCCAATATTAGTGATTTTAGAGGGTTAGACATATTCGCGGAAAAAGCTCCTCTAAAAAGTGATCCGGAAAAAATAGGGTAGTCTATTCCAAAAACCGTTGTTCCTTTTATTGTGCGTAGTATCGCAGCATATTTTCCATTAACACAGTCGGCCGTTTTATCGGTAGGATAATGATCCAACTTTAATGATCCGGTGCCTACCAAAATAGATAGTCCCGAGTTTGCATTACTCCATAATAGATCACTTAAAATCGGATACGGTGCTTTTTCTGTACCCGCTGTTGTCCATTCTTCGAACGTATTTTTAAGACTAATCTTGGAGGTTACTGTTACAGTATATGTTTTTGTATACTTCCCATCTTCGGAAGTTACTATATAGATAACATTTTTTCCATTCGAAAAATCTTGAGAAGTTCCCGATTTGGGCTCAATTGTCGCTCCGGTGGTAACCTCAATTATTGGTGTAAGATGTGAGTAATCAGCATTGTCAGAAACGAAAAGCTGAACAGTATGCTCTGTTATAGCGCGAGTGATAAATACTTCATCTTCAACTTTCATATCTATAATGTCCGCCTCCATATTGAGCGGCTCATCTTTTATGCATGAAGTAATACTTAGCATACACAAGATAAATAGTGATAGATTCTTAATATTCATAAATTATTCTAAAAGAAACGATGATAAAGTTACACAATGATTTTGTGGCAGAAGTTTTTAGTTTTGTAAATTAATGCTTTTTAACGCTAAAATCTTCTGAGATAATTTATCATATTTCCTTCTGAGAATATGATATAGTTCCCGAATAGAGTCACTTCCTAGTAGTATATTTCAGTAGGAGTACTACTTAGTTCAACATATAGGTTTTCATTTTTGACTGAAAAGCGTACTTTGTTTTCCTTCGAGAGCCAACCTAATGCAAGAAGTATCAACGAATTTTTGTAATGTGTTAATTCTTCAATTTCCTGAACCGACATTTTGCCTCTTTCTGACAGATACTGCCAGATAGCTGTGGCGTTTATACGAATATCTTTTTTTAGCATGGCGAATAGTTTTAGTTTGGTTAGCATATCTTATATGTAAATATACTAATTTTAATTGATTAACGTGACAACTAAGCCTCCTAATATTGTACCAAAACCACAATTTACCCAAGATTCAGCTGAAAGGGGATATGTTCCCCAATAACATGCAAAATAGTACCAATAGATATATGAGGCTATGAAACCGATCAACATACCTATCAGTACAATTTTGTTATGCAATATAAATTGTAATATATCTTTCATTATTGATTAAGCTAAAGAATATAGACCAGCATGAGTTGTTTCAGGCAGTATAACGGATTCTTCTTGTACACTTGGAAATACCGCTTCTCTAATGGCTCTGGCAAACATATTATTTATTTTATGTCCCGGACAATTAGCTATAACTTTTCCCTTTATAAAACGACCGACTAAAGCTAAATCACCTACAATGTCTAACAATTTATGTCTAGCCGGTTCATTCGGATAAAGCAAAGGCTTGTTCATGATATATCCTAGCTTTGTAGAATCTTTTCTTTTTGCTCCCAGCATGTCGGCTAATAGATCGAACTTTTCTTGCTCTATTGGCTTATCGTATATAACAATAGCATTATCCAAATCTCCACCTTTCACTAAGTTATTATTGAGTAGAGATTCAATTTCTTTTACAAACACAAATGTTCGTGCAGAAGCAAAGTCTTTTGGAAACTCAGATAGGTCATGCATTGTTGCATCTTGCCTTTTTAGGAATGTAGAGTTGAAAGATATATGTGATTCTATACTAAAAGACTCATCCGGAATTAGTATCATTGACGATCCGGTAGCTTTATCTACAACCTTAATTTTTTTGCGTTTTATCGAAATATATTCTCTTGCTGTATTCTGTATTTCTGTACCGACTTCTTTTATTTTGCTGACATACAAAATCGAGCTTCCATCTAATATAGGAAATTCGGGTCCATCTACATCTATCAGGCAATTGTCTATTTCGCATGCGTATAATGCAGCCATAGCATGTTCTACGGTGCTCACATTAACACCATTGGCTGATACTACAGTTCCTCTTTGGGTAGCTGTAACGTTCTCTGCTAAAGCATTTATTATCGGTTTTCCCGGTATATCTACACGTCTGATCTTATATCCATAATTTTCAGGAGCCGGATTGAATGTGATATGTATATTTAGTCCTGTATGCAATCCTTTCCCATGTAAGGAAAAACTGTTTTTTAAAGTACGTTGATAAACCATAATAATATTTCTTTAATTTTATATTTAGGGAATCTTGATCAGGCATGAGCCTGCAGAATATCCCCCGCCGAAGACCGATATGCATATCAGGTCTCCTCGTGCGATTTTTTTTATATTTTGTGCCAATACCAATAGGGCACCTGTTGAGCCGGTGTTGCCTAACTCTTGAATATTCGTTAATACTTTTTCTTCGGGTATTGCTAGTTGTTTCGCAACATTCTTTAATATTCTCATATTAGCCTGATGTCCTATAAAAAAGGTTAGATCATCTAACGAATATCCGTTGATTTCGACTATATCCTTCGTGTTTTGCGCCATATATGTGCAAGCCTGCATAAATACATCCTTGCCATGAGGCATTTTCAAACCATCTCCTTTAGGATCAAGATACACTGCTCTCGAAGCTAATCCTATATGACCTAATCCTTGTGTTGTGATATCTATAATCTGAGGATCTTTTTCTGAATAGGATTCGGTTGAGAAAAAGTAAGCCGTAGCTCCGTCTCCCCACAAATGTCCTGATACGCAATCTGTATCATCCGAATATGTTGAGTTCCGATCTGCACAGATAAGCAATGCTTTTTCGGCTATCTGCGATGCGAAGAAAGAATATATGATTTCTATCGCATTGAGTCCCGATGAACATGCTGATGATACAAAGAATACTTTTGCATTTGATATATTGTATTTGCCCTGTACATAATGCCCTGTTGTAACAATTGTATCGCTA
The Dysgonomonas mossii genome window above contains:
- a CDS encoding DUF3667 domain-containing protein; protein product: MSKHKIRINKTCQNCGAFVEKYYCPKCGQENSESRQSFHHVFTHFVFDFLHYDSSFWRTAKYLFLSPGKLSLEYMNGKRKSYVNPFTLYIFISFIAFFIPPLLPEVSAPNKEKTQKEISENVNSDSLDTIIAKLDVNKKNLINEAKIPEKVSKIEDKINNSGVDEKTENETKQFIAGILKNVKDKEKGEKAIEFFIHNIPKVLFIYMPLFAFWLWLFHNKKKKYYFDSAVFTLHFFSTTLLTITIATTLSCLFDWLNLNTTFYFLLYSFATLYVTFYFFRGNRVFFEENRFVSNLKSFVLIGINSFFIFLTFTFYVVFVVYMIYT
- a CDS encoding porin family protein; this encodes MRLKYNIILVLATVLMISNNISAQNSDNKTFDLSFILGFNMGATAPVPIPAEVREINSYNPKFNPQLGFNLVYKLNERWGVGTGLSLDWKGMRVSDHVKYMYTSVTLTEGSEKLTGYFVGKNVTNVDMTYLTIPIYGTYRFNDKWQVKLGVYAAKTLSSTFDGYVNDGYIRIDSPVGQKQEISGEGATFDFGDDSRYYDFGLLAGGEHRLNNRIGFYGSFTWGLLPYFYSGSNPIKFTFYNIYGTLGITYRFSK
- a CDS encoding PCMD domain-containing protein, producing MNIKNLSLFILCMLSITSCIKDEPLNMEADIIDMKVEDEVFITRAITEHTVQLFVSDNADYSHLTPIIEVTTGATIEPKSGTSQDFSNGKNVIYIVTSEDGKYTKTYTVTVTSKISLKNTFEEWTTAGTEKAPYPILSDLLWSNANSGLSILVGTGSLKLDHYPTDKTADCVNGKYAAILRTIKGTTVFGIDYPIFSGSLFRGAFSANMSNPLKSLILGQAHPKENGKPIMFNGYYKYTPGDIFTGKDGKVIANRTDSLSMYAIIFKVSKGAPANEEFLDGESILTSPRVVGTAKWSHTDESIVETPANNGFIHFSIPFRYKEDLDFTKNDYRLTIVLASSKDGNEYQGAVGSTLIADDLELVCDPIK
- a CDS encoding winged helix-turn-helix domain-containing protein, with product MLTKLKLFAMLKKDIRINATAIWQYLSERGKMSVQEIEELTHYKNSLILLALGWLSKENKVRFSVKNENLYVELSSTPTEIYY
- a CDS encoding UDP-3-O-acyl-N-acetylglucosamine deacetylase, yielding MVYQRTLKNSFSLHGKGLHTGLNIHITFNPAPENYGYKIRRVDIPGKPIINALAENVTATQRGTVVSANGVNVSTVEHAMAALYACEIDNCLIDVDGPEFPILDGSSILYVSKIKEVGTEIQNTAREYISIKRKKIKVVDKATGSSMILIPDESFSIESHISFNSTFLKRQDATMHDLSEFPKDFASARTFVFVKEIESLLNNNLVKGGDLDNAIVIYDKPIEQEKFDLLADMLGAKRKDSTKLGYIMNKPLLYPNEPARHKLLDIVGDLALVGRFIKGKVIANCPGHKINNMFARAIREAVFPSVQEESVILPETTHAGLYSLA
- a CDS encoding 3-oxoacyl-ACP synthase III family protein; amino-acid sequence: MFINSIGYYVPKTRIPNDYFTEINGLTSDWISQRTGILTRSRASQEETIDYMSSKAIESALPDLPYKIEDIDLIIFASYTPSDTIVTTGHYVQGKYNISNAKVFFVSSACSSGLNAIEIIYSFFASQIAEKALLICADRNSTYSDDTDCVSGHLWGDGATAYFFSTESYSEKDPQIIDITTQGLGHIGLASRAVYLDPKGDGLKMPHGKDVFMQACTYMAQNTKDIVEINGYSLDDLTFFIGHQANMRILKNVAKQLAIPEEKVLTNIQELGNTGSTGALLVLAQNIKKIARGDLICISVFGGGYSAGSCLIKIP